CATTACAGTGGCAATCCGAtcctaatggggaaaaatcttCGGCATTTTTTATAGGGGTCGGGGTGGATGTACGGGGTAATGACCCTGTGGGATGGATCAAAGTTAGAGTTACAGATAAACCGACCATTGACACTGACGAGGCCACAAAGAACGCAATAGACAATAATGGGGGGGGATCGGTCAATACTGGGAGCAGATTATTCTACATGGACAACCGAACAGATCGTGAAGCTAAGTACAGGGTTTGAAGGGAGCAACTTATGGATAAAATGGATAAATGCACAAGCCAGAGAAGCTGACATGGACGGGTGCGTAGCATGTGCCGCGGCTAGACCGGCATTGTTTTTAGGTCCAGCGCCATTGTTTCCAACAGAAGACCCGATAGGGTTCCAGTGTATGATTAGTTTAACACGTATGGCTAACCCTGCCAATTGTACTGTCCTGTCAAATATTTTTCCAGTCATAGCAAATAACACCGGCTCAGGACCATTTCAGATTCCCGATTCAGGTAACTTTACTTGTTTTAACCATACAGCAGGGGACGAGACGAAGAACCCAAAACACTTGGGCAACATAAACCCTAATTGGTGCCGCACTATATTTAATGGCGATTCCGGTAACTCTATAGGCCCATGGGCTAGAGCGGGACTGTATTATTATTGTGGAGGATCAACCTTACTGTTAAGACTGCCCACGCGTAGTCAAGGCCTCTGCGCTATGGTAAGACTAATTTCCCCAATCACTATGTACGGCGCACACAAACCTATTTCTAATTTGAATAGGCCTAGGAGATCGGATGACTATGATTTTGACTTAACCAAAAATACACCTACGTACATAGACGCAATAGGCGTACCTCGGGGTGTACCGGACGAGCATAAATTGGTAGATCAGATAGCCGCCGGATGGGAAAGTATCTTAATTTGGATCACACCAAATAAGAATGTCGATCGAATTAATTACGTAAATTACCAAGTAATGAGActggctaacattaccagggcAGCAATAACAGGCTTATCAGAACAGCTATCAGCAACCTCACTAATGACCAGGCAAAATCGTATTGCATTAGATATGGTACTCGCGAATCAGGGTGGCGTCTGTCATATGTTCAGAGATGTATGTTGTACCGTAATCCCTAATAACACGGCCCCAGATGGAAAGGTAACTACAGCGTTAATTGCCCTAAAAGCCCTGTCCAGAGAAATGGCAGAAAACACTGGGGTAGATAATCCAATAACTCAATGGCTAGAGAGAACCTTCGGTAAATGGAAGGGGGTATTTGTATCTATGGCTTCGGCAATCGCTGTATTCGCTGCTATTTTAGTTACATGCGGATGCTGCTGCGTGCCGTGTATTAGATCCCTGATAGAAAGAACAATAACATGAATGATGGCGGGCAAAGAAGATAAACCGCCATATATGTTACCTATattggagtgtgaggaagagcaggaggaaatgctgtaaaccaaccagtcttggagatgactttaaggcaatgatgtcacttcctcctttgatagagttcgaaTTATTAGCCGCCTGGTGGCAGAGGGGccgtgggagaatttttcctgtgaaaaattggttggaaggctgccggaACAGGTTTTCGCTCCAACCATTAGCAAAATGTTCACACATATGTTTATCacgtgttgaacatatgtaaatacatatttggaggaattatgatgtgttgacgtatctggttgatacgtcaaaagggagaattaaagagtaactgtttattttagcttgagtgtattgacaaatatctttcaataatgattacttatcttagtatctataattacataattattgtgtgaaaccttgtattgtatatgcattaaccaatactcacattatatttgatcatttttactcacagtgtattttacacgcatttatatagaagattaaccaatactcacaatgtATATTATTTaacacatatagataaacattgtttgatcagacatgtgactaacacagactctattatatgacaaattaacccacacgatacataaggcgtttactaacacattaacatataacatatgagaactAGTGTGAGACTCatgcatttcgttcactgcatgaccctaattaATGGCCATCAATCAGCGGCTGGTACACTCTGTGTGATCTCGACTGGTACGctcggtacggggctaaattgctacagaaaaggcttttagatcaaagcggtcttctgtgtgtgggggaacctgcagcggcttcaaagaggggggtgacgcacacacacagatagtgccacgatgtttcattctggaagaacacagtcaaggccaaacactagtggtccggtcagacatgtgaaattacgcatgctaacatgagatgattttagcaacgcctcatcaacaggcttcacgtcatttggggtataaaacatggagtcagatcagagggggtcagaacttatgctgggacggctgttagacggtctttcatgtgttggttctcctgaatattcagtgctctgtaataaatacttggtttgctttcagcttcactccacctgtctgactctctctatcaaacgaacacgcaggggagttgtaccccggacgagaagTGGGGGTAGCccacttttcattttcttttctacaacatatGCAAcagtaacatttaatttaattttgttgcagtagtgtattcttgaaatatgttttttaattcagtgttttgtcatatcaccaagagtatcgttatcacgaaaataccataaaatatcgtgatactatttccgggccatattgcccacccctaacacaAACAGTAAAAAATGATCACCATGATCACCCTATGGCTATGTAATTTTTATGGCTATgtaagtatttaaaaatgttggcaaaatattattgtgtacaaaacGATAATCAAATGATccatttaaggcggaacaaaGCTTTATATAAGAAGGTAAGAGACAAAGGCCATTATAATGTGATCAGATTTCTTTGTGGTTCACATATCACATGTCTGTAATGTAAACTGGTTCCTGAAATGGAACCAGTGTAAACACTGATATTTCCATagatattatatttctattaagCTTTAACAAAATGTGTTAATGGATTTGTGTGAATCTAAAGCATTTGTATCTAATTATCCAGATGTTTTTGGACACCCCCTCTGAagaatgcattcagctgctttaagttGCAGCTATTgcgacacagatgtgcaaatacacacacagcttgtccagtcCAGTGggctataactaattactttttgtGGGTTACTTTCTTTTGATTATCACAGTTATATTTCATCACACGCTCCATTTTTTCTTATTGGTTAGGGTTATGATCCATGCATTTTCTactaatttacacagccagttacccaacccactcattaggactctccctatcactagtgatgccccaacacaccaggagagtgaagactaacacatgtctcctccgataaATGTCAAGTCAGGCTCtgtctctttttaaactgctgctaatgcttcagcactgcagagcagcatcacagcactaacgctcggaggaaagcgctgcgacttggttctgatacatcagctcacagacgccctgtgctgatcgacatcaccctaggtgtgaagatgggaaaaagcaccatctactttacccacccagagagagcaaggccaattgtgctctctcagggctccggcagctgatggcaagctacatgaacaggattcgaaccagcaagcATATtggcaacactggattgaaataaatcttgtgacagaagcttatcgaaaca
The DNA window shown above is from Astyanax mexicanus isolate ESR-SI-001 chromosome 16, AstMex3_surface, whole genome shotgun sequence and carries:
- the LOC125782233 gene encoding endogenous retrovirus group FC1 Env polyprotein-like, whose product is MGGDRSILGADYSTWTTEQIVKLSTGFEGSNLWIKWINAQAREADMDGCVACAAARPALFLGPAPLFPTEDPIGFQCMISLTRMANPANCTVLSNIFPVIANNTGSGPFQIPDSGNFTCFNHTAGDETKNPKHLGNINPNWCRTIFNGDSGNSIGPWARAGLYYYCGGSTLLLRLPTRSQGLCAMVRLISPITMYGAHKPISNLNRPRRSDDYDFDLTKNTPTYIDAIGVPRGVPDEHKLVDQIAAGWESILIWITPNKNVDRINYVNYQVMRLANITRAAITGLSEQLSATSLMTRQNRIALDMVLANQGGVCHMFRDVCCTVIPNNTAPDGKVTTALIALKALSREMAENTGVDNPITQWLERTFGKWKGVFVSMASAIAVFAAILVTCGCCCVPCIRSLIERTIT